The Phragmites australis chromosome 15, lpPhrAust1.1, whole genome shotgun sequence genome window below encodes:
- the LOC133893115 gene encoding NAC domain-containing protein 46-like has protein sequence MSEVSVINQGEEEPRLDLPPGFRFHPTDEEVVSHYLTPKALDRLFSCVVIADVDLNKIEPWDLPSKAKMGEKEWYFFCHKDRKYPTGTRTNRATATGYWKATGKDKEIFRSGGVLVGMKKTLVFYLGRAPRGEKTPWVMHEYRLEGKLPPQLPRAAKDEWAVCRVFDKSLAAKAGQTAPAGDGMERSNSLAFLDDFFETTAELPPLMDSPFADDLIDFKGAAAGTSSSGAVAGMSSGYQVKAEQPGAQKQSQMLQDPCYFSLPAANNPGGGYSHQAGDQAIRRHCKAEEPTLLSPSRAETGLAGTDMSSKLYLELDDLCPDGLMDYSNMWN, from the exons ATGTCGGAGGTGTCGGTGATCAACCAGGGCGAGGAGGAGCCGCGGCTGGACCTGCCGCCCGGGTTCCGGTTCCACCCCACCGACGAGGAGGTGGTGTCCCACTACCTCACCCCCAAGGCCCTCGACCGCCTCTTCTCCTGCGTCGTCATCGCCGACGTGGACCTCAACAAGATCGAGCCGTGGGATCTCCCAA GCAAGGCGAAGATGGGGGAGAAGGAGTGGTACTTCTTCTGCCACAAGGATCGCAAGTATCCGACGGGGACGCGCACCAACCGCGCCACGGCGACAGGGTACTGGAAGGCCACGGGCAAGGACAAGGAGATCTTCCGCAGCGGCGGCGTCCTCGTCGGCATGAAGAAGACGCTCGTCTTCTACCTCGGCCGCGCCCCCCGCGGCGAGAAGACGCCATGGGTCATGCACGAGTACCGCCTCGAGGGCAAGCTGCCGCCTCAACTCCCCCGCGCGGCAAAG GATGAATGGGCCGTGTGTCGCGTGTTCGACAAAAGCTTGGCGGCCAAGGCTGGCCAAACGGCGCCGGCCGGCGACGGCATGGAGCGGAGCAACTCGCTCGCGTTCCTCGACGACTTCTTCGAAACTACCGCCGAGCTGCCGCCGCTCATGGACTCGCCGTTCGCCGACGACCTCATCGACTTcaagggcgccgccgccggaaccTCCAGCTCCGGCGCCGTGGCGGGCATGAGCAGCGGCTACCAAGTGAAGGCGGAGCAGCCAGGTGCGCAGAAACAGTCGCAGATGCTCCAGGACCCCTGCTACTTCTCCCTGCCGGCGGCGAACAACCCAGGCGGCGGGTACTCGCACCAGGCCGGGGACCAGGCGATACGGAGGCACTGCAAGGCGGAGGAGCCAACGCTGCTGAGCCCGTCGCGCGCCGAGACGGGGCTCGCCGGCACGGACATGTCGTCGAAGCTGTACCTGGAGCTGGACGACCTGTGCCCGGACGGCCTGATGGACTACTCCAACATGTGGAACTAG